A portion of the Helicoverpa zea isolate HzStark_Cry1AcR chromosome 25, ilHelZeax1.1, whole genome shotgun sequence genome contains these proteins:
- the LOC124642708 gene encoding trypsin 3A1-like, protein MEIPPSGKALLGYGENLNKAQWLCEGTVISERFILTAARCTTAGTLGTVTYASLGVRSNDRHKNTHIYKIKRVFNHPKYNEPSWYHDIALLQTEQEYGLLFYFVWLLSTLLQ, encoded by the exons ATGGAGATTCCCCCATCTGGTAAG GCTTTGCTTGGGTACGGCGAAAACCTCAATAAGGCGCAGTGGCTGTGCGAGGGGACTGTGATCAGCGAGAGATTCATACTGACGGCTGCACGGTGCACTACTGCGGGTACCCT TGGGACTGTAACATATGCTTCGCTGGGAGTCAGAAGTAATGACAGACATAAGAACACCCACATTTACAAGATCAAGAGGGTATTTAATCATCCTAAATACAACGAGCCGTCGTGGTACCACGACATAGCACTTCTGCAAACTGAACAAGAGTATGGCTTACTTTTTTACTTTGTATGGTTGCTTAGCACATTATTACAGTAG